The Clupea harengus unplaced genomic scaffold, Ch_v2.0.2, whole genome shotgun sequence genome contains the following window.
AGGAGCTGTCAGCCATAGTCAGGCCTTTAGAGGCCAGTTTACAGGCAGCCATCCAATGAGCGTACTGCTTCTCCTGAAGGGGTGGTAATAAGATGGAAAGCAAGCCATTACACACAGAAATCTAGAAAAGGGGAAACAAGGTGCTAAAGAAGTCATGAATGATGTGAGGATATATGAGAAATGACTGTGCATGTTTTTATTCCCCTTTTTTCTAATCACCTGACATGTGCTGTATTGAACTGTATTGGTTTCTGGTGTTTCTATCATTTATTGCCCAAAAGCATATTGAATGAGCCCTCAGACTTGTTTCAGAGCAAAATCAAACAGTTATGGAAAGGTTGCTCACGTTctcacagcgcaggtacacttcATTCATGCCCTCAGGCGCGGGAACTAGGAGCTTAATGCAAAACTTCTGCCCAGCAACATTTATGTCTGGGGCCACTTCACTGCCTGCAAGAGAATGGATTCACAgtacatttttgtcattttcagATTCTAGATAGCAGTGGGATGTTTAGAATACATTCTCTTGAGAGACAGACAATTTAACATTAATATGACATATTTTGCGTATATCAATATACAGTATCTATATATACCTTTTATGTTCAGCTGCTGAATGGGCTCCCCCAAGCTCTCCTCTTGACTCTTGAAATAGGAGATTGATGTGTCTTTAAACGAACACCAATACTGCTTGTAACCTTTCAGTGTAAGTCTTCTAGGCCTAAATAAGAGGGAGAAAATTGACAAAGAAGTGAACATAGACAAATGACCTCTGGGGTTCTGGCCAGAACATTATTGAAATAAATCCTGAATCTTAATCTCACCTCAATATTTTTAGGTATTCATTCAATTCAGGTGCAGCCATATTTTCctacatttgaaaacaaatattataaatgcatataaatataattttttattgGCTGCTTTCtcaaaacattttgtgaattgACTTTGGACTACTGTAATTGTAAACAGAGACATTGGTCTCTATGATGAATTCTTTTTATAGTCATATGAAAATGTGGTCTTGCTCTTTCTAGAAAAAATATGTTAAAACTGATTTGATGAATTAAAAGCAGAAAAGTAATGTGTTACCTAAATATaacatgtatgtgttgtgttttcatttgacaAAGTGTGTTAAACCTTTGAAAATGGCAGTGTGTTAACCATGTATATATTACGTTAGTTTACAGTAAGAATGACCTCAAAGTCAAAAGCAGCCAACAGTGCAGgctctgtgtcactgtgatgaAACTTGTCTTTTTCTATGTAGTTTCAGTAGACAGAGAGGCTGCTATGATCAATCAGGATGTGTCAACATCTACATGTTGCACCAAACAGGAAGTAGGGTGTGTCCCTTACCAGCATCTCTGTGGCACTGCTCTCCCCCCCCATCTTCACCTCCAGGCACTGCAGGGCAGAGTCCAGGTCCTCCAGACCAGACGTCAAAGCCTGCACATCTGACTGGGACTCTTTGCCAATGTGGTACTGCCAAACAGGGGACAGATGAAGTCAGTGATGATTCTGTATTATAATGTATTGTTACAGTAATTCTGATCCTGCACATCTAGTGAATGATGTTGGTCTTCCTGATGGAGTGGGCTACACTATTTTGATAAAGCTGTTTTTGTAATCTCTGGTGATGATGCATAATGCAGGCTGATCAGGAGGTGGATGAAATACTTGAGAGATGTACATTGCTATGAACTTGCTTTTCAATTTTATTAACTTAACTATTGACTAAACTATTAATTGTATTTTTACTTGTTGTCTTTTAAATAAGACCCTCAAAATTAATCCTTAAactagtgtttttttgttttctaattttTGTATTTCATCTTAATATTGATTTGGTCATTGAAATGGTGAAATGGCCAGATGATATTCAAATATGTTATTCTTATTAAATCCCGGGTTTGGCTCCACGAGAAATGGATTTGACCTTGACCTAATGACCTGAAGAATCTATAATTAATCATAATGAATCATTTTTGGCGGAACAAGTTACTCATTGTGATGATGCCATGATTCATCACAAAGAGCAATTTATGTGTagttctttcttcttctgtttccaCCTGAAGAGCCCCAAACAGcatcatctcctcctccgtACAGTCAATGTCCTCCAGCAGGATGGCCCAACGTGCTTGCTCATACAGCTGAATCAACCTCACAACGTCATactgagagacaaagagagagagagagagagagagagacagagaaagggagggagagagagagagatagctgagACTGCAAATGCTGAGACTGGTTGACAGATAGGTAGGTTGATTACTGTGACACGCACCCTGGGGTCCAGATCATAGAGGGAGAAGTATTTGAAGCGGAGCCATAACTTGTCATTCTCTTGAATTCCCTGATGCTTCAAAGAGCGGGAGGAATCCAGCCACCTAAATTCACCGACACAAGGACAGAAGAAACTTTGTCTTATCGACACAAGGACAGGAGAAACTATGTCTTATCATTCAATCCACATTTTAAACCTGAAATCAAAAGACATAGAAGGCAAGAACTGCAACTAATGATATGCTGTCAATCATAAATGCTTTGGAATGGCAGTTCCTCTGGCTTGTAAGCATGCCCTGAATACACAGTAAAGTCATTTGGGTTAAAACACTGGTTCTCACTGAGGTGAATGTGGTGACAGGTGGTGTCATTCTCAGGAGGAAGCATTTGTTTGACCAGCAGGACCTCACAGTACctggtgtggatgtgggttTTGTCCACTATGCTGGCAGGCCGGTACAGTTTGGCTAGCGTCTCGGGGGCTGGAGAGGGCTGGCTGACAGACAGCATCTTATACACAGCCTCCGTCTTGGGAGAGTCGGCGAAATGGGCTGGCATCCCATTGTACAGGCACTGGACTGAGGCTGTGAGATCAAGTACAGGTAACATCATTGTAAGAGGCAATACAAAAAGACACTTGTGTTTATCATAAGCTTCGTTATGAGGATTTGTTCACTCTACAGTACCATATTTGgcttatactgtacatattatGGTATAGTATAAGCCAAATTATTCTGTACCGTATTTTTTGATGAAGGTTGAAGGTTGAAGACAACCTTAACAGAATTGTACAGTTTAAGAAAATGTTTGCAACACTTATCAGGCGTAGCCACAGTACTGTGTGACACAGTACCCGGTGATTAAGAATTCAGTCTGGCAAAATGACATCATGGAAGTATAAATAGAAAAGATGAAATGTTGCTACATCTACCAGAGGTCAATGGAATGTCTGTGATGTCATAGATCTCCTCTTCAgattttttatctttctttttcttcttctcctccacagGACGCAGCAGAGACAGCTCCTCCGGGTGACGAAAGTCTTCAAAAGGAagtgaaagaaaagcaaagttAGCATCATATGCTAATGTGTACTCTTCTGTATAGGAAAGAAGAGGTTAAATTCTACTGCAATTCTGCGGGTTAAAATCAGTTCAGACTCACTCAGAACCTTGCCGATTTCCATCACCGTTCGGAACACGGGTGCCGAGAAACTGGCACGCATCCGTAAGGTCACCCCGTTGGGCAGGCCCAGCAGGACGGGCTTGTGCTGGGCAGAGAAGATGAGCTTGGCGTCCGCTTGGACGCCACACTTGTCCAACGTCCAGCCCGTGCGCAGGAGCCAGCGCTGCTTCTGTTCCCACCACATGGCATAGTCAGACCAGTCCCTCTTCACCTctgagacaggagaggagaaaagaaatggCCTCTTTTATCTTTGTCAATTTCACTGTTTGGGAGTGAGGGGTTGAATGATGGGGCACACTGTGTTCCCCTTCATGTCAGATTGTCAGATTTAATTTttattggcacacacgacacactgcaacacacatgtgcatatatggaggcgacacaggacacacacacacacacacacacacacacacacacacacacacacacacacacacacacacacacacacggaggcctGAGTGCGTTTTCCCATCCTGcaccgtccttcctccaggaccccccaggagcagtgggcagcttttaagcgcccggggaccaagtgaagtgaaccgtccatcttggtcagggacggacaggaaaGTGTTATGTTCTTTTGTGGAACCTAGTAAAGAAGTGATATGGGACACTTACGTATCTGCTCAACTATTTTCAATATCACTCCACCGATGTGGAGATCTGAGGTGACACTGATAGTGACGGGTGGAGCATCCGGACCCAAATCCTCTACAGTAACTGAGAGATCCCATGCCGCCATTCTAAGTGAGAAGAGAAGCAAACAGATGAGAAAAAGATGacaacagaagaaaagaaatacaTAAACAGCAAGTCAGACTGAAGCCTCAGATTTGTGTAAAACTGATACATAGTGTAAGTGAAAATGAAAGCCTCTGGCTGTAACTTGTCATGATCTTAGATGCAACAATACCAATATACTGCTGCAAATAAaatcaaatatatacacacatacacaccacaccacactgtatgtgtgtgcacgggtTATTCCGAGGGCTTGTCAAGTTAAAGGTGACAAACCCTTCCTGTttctaagtaaaaaaaaacaatcacatgGAATCATGCTTCCTCTTTCAGTCAGCCGTAGCATCACATACGCCCACACCCTGTCTGttactgcctgtgtgtttgtttctgataAAAAGTTCTGTTTTCACTCTTTGCAACTGTTACGTGTAACATTAGCCATGCGTTATTACAGCCAATATTCTCAGCtaaagcaacacaacaaaagaCTATGTCATACACTTGTTCAGTACATTCATCCTTATATACTGTGATTTATTCATTCCTTTGTGAATTGTGTTTTACGCAGTTATATCATAGCTACCACATCATATTtccaaaagtaaaacaagaggAATGTGAAATATTATGTCACATTTTGGTCATAATTCCAAGTCAGGGCAGTTCCTGGATGAGATGATGTGGTATTTATACTTATCAAGGTGTTTTATATTCATAAAATAATTCAACACGACTTTACTGTATGTAAATGGTCTAAACGTTTGCTATACAGTATTCATCGGCATATCAGAAAGGTTTTCACAATAATTATATGAAAAGGTAAGTTAATCTTACCCTTGTCTCACCCAAATGAATAATCAAATGCTTGTACTTCAAATAACAATATATCATACCTTTCCAAGCACACTGCTTTGGGATACCAAGTGTGATCTTCTCCTGTAGGATCGCTCTGTTACAGATTAAGTTTCCCTGGGTCCTCTCTCGAGCACGTACACTctcatatgcacaaacacactcagtagGGTGTGATGAGATGTGCCTGTGCGTAGtgtggttttggtgtgtgtaagtgcggcATGTGTCAAGGCTCTCAGAGGAGGGTGTTCCTTTTTTGTAACCTTCCGTGTATCAAAACCACATATATCCACAAAATGCAGTGCAAAATGCACAACCTTCTGGGTGTGTCTGAGAACTTGTAGACAGTCATCAAAATGTGTGGGTTTGGTTTATTGTCATTTGATAATTGTGCTATTACAGTGTATGAAAATGCAAAGATGGTAG
Protein-coding sequences here:
- the fermt3b gene encoding fermitin family homolog 3b translates to MAAWDLSVTVEDLGPDAPPVTISVTSDLHIGGVILKIVEQIQVKRDWSDYAMWWEQKQRWLLRTGWTLDKCGVQADAKLIFSAQHKPVLLGLPNGVTLRMRASFSAPVFRTVMEIGKVLNFRHPEELSLLRPVEEKKKKKDKKSEEEIYDITDIPLTSASVQCLYNGMPAHFADSPKTEAVYKMLSVSQPSPAPETLAKLYRPASIVDKTHIHTRWLDSSRSLKHQGIQENDKLWLRFKYFSLYDLDPRYDVVRLIQLYEQARWAILLEDIDCTEEEMMLFGALQYHIGKESQSDVQALTSGLEDLDSALQCLEVKMGGESSATEMLENMAAPELNEYLKILRPRRLTLKGYKQYWCSFKDTSISYFKSQEESLGEPIQQLNIKGSEVAPDINVAGQKFCIKLLVPAPEGMNEVYLRCENEKQYAHWMAACKLASKGLTMADSSFDNEVQSIQTFLSMQRTNPGAQMTQSDDNINTLSLVSPRYHKKFKAKQVTPRILEAYQNVAQLPLMTAILRFLQIWQGLPDFGISYFMVRFKGSRKDEVIGVANNRLIRVDLGVGDAVKTWRYNTMRQWNVNWDIRQVAIEFDGHINIAFSCVDADCKIVHEYIGGYIFMSTRGRDQSDTLNVELFHKLTGGHEAL